From Butyricimonas paravirosa, one genomic window encodes:
- a CDS encoding efflux RND transporter periplasmic adaptor subunit: MKKIVTIIIVIAVIVGAFFFFRSGDKKVTTYETVELKKGSINNTVTATGTIEPITKVDVGTQVSGTISHIYVDYNSVVTKGQLLAELDRKLLEAELKSEMANLKSSKSEFEYQDKNFKRLRQLHEKNLISETEYEEALYQYEKAQQAYEKAQATMVKAQSNLDYATITSPIDGVVLSREVEEGQTVAASFETPTMFTIANDLRKMQVIADVDEADIGQVLEGQRVTFTVDAFPDDTFEGDVTQVRLNPTTESNVVTYEVVIDAPNPELKLKPGLTANITVYTMEKDNILLAPLKAFRFTPETNPEDPQTAQAPQAGRGEKVVWLQTAEGIVPKVIKVGVSDGIYSEVKDGLPEGARLIVGIQRSKNVAPQGGSEESNPFMPPRPGQKKK, from the coding sequence ATGAAAAAGATTGTTACCATAATCATCGTCATAGCCGTTATTGTCGGGGCCTTTTTCTTCTTCCGCTCGGGAGATAAGAAAGTGACGACGTACGAAACGGTCGAACTAAAAAAAGGCTCCATCAACAACACGGTGACCGCCACGGGAACGATAGAACCGATTACCAAGGTGGACGTGGGTACGCAGGTATCCGGAACGATTTCACACATCTACGTGGACTACAATTCCGTCGTGACAAAAGGACAATTACTTGCCGAACTCGACAGGAAACTACTGGAAGCCGAGTTGAAATCGGAAATGGCAAACTTGAAATCAAGCAAAAGCGAATTCGAGTATCAAGATAAAAACTTCAAACGCCTACGCCAGTTACACGAAAAGAACTTGATTAGCGAAACAGAATACGAGGAAGCATTATATCAATACGAGAAAGCACAACAAGCTTACGAGAAAGCACAAGCCACGATGGTAAAGGCCCAATCAAACCTCGATTACGCAACGATTACCTCACCAATTGACGGGGTTGTATTATCCAGAGAAGTGGAAGAAGGACAAACAGTTGCCGCCAGTTTCGAAACCCCGACCATGTTCACCATCGCTAACGATTTGCGCAAGATGCAAGTGATCGCTGACGTGGACGAGGCTGACATCGGTCAGGTACTCGAAGGACAACGCGTGACGTTCACGGTTGACGCTTTCCCGGATGACACGTTCGAGGGCGACGTGACTCAAGTGCGTCTAAACCCGACAACAGAATCCAACGTGGTCACTTACGAGGTGGTTATTGATGCCCCGAATCCGGAATTGAAGCTGAAACCGGGATTGACCGCCAACATCACGGTCTACACGATGGAGAAGGACAACATTCTACTGGCCCCGTTGAAAGCTTTCCGCTTTACCCCAGAGACCAACCCGGAAGACCCACAAACCGCACAAGCCCCGCAAGCGGGAAGAGGTGAAAAAGTCGTTTGGTTACAAACGGCAGAAGGTATCGTTCCTAAAGTAATCAAAGTTGGAGTCAGCGACGGAATATACTCGGAAGTGAAAGACGGTCTACCGGAAGGCGCTCGTTTGATCGTGGGAATCCAACGCAGTAAGAACGTGGCACCCCAAGGAGGCAGCGAGGAATCCAATCCGTTCATGCCGCCACGTCCGGGACAAAAGAAAAAATAG